The genomic region ATTTATGGCCTTCTTCTCAAACCTGGTCCTTTCTGAAACTCCCCATCTGGGTGACTAGCCCTCTGTTCCAAAAAGAATGTAAGGAGCCAGAATGGCTGGAGTACCCCCTCACTTGACATGCCAAGGAGTTCTCGTCTATCTAGAGACACTAATTTGAGAGACTCACTGGAAGACTATAGGatggttggccaggtgcagtggctcacgcctgtaattccagcactttgggaggccatggtaggtggatcacctgaggtcaggagttcaagactagcttgaccaatatggtaaaatcccatctctactaaaaaatacaaaaattagcctggcgtggtgttgtgcgcctgtagtcccagctattcaggaggctgagacatgagaattgcttgaacctgggaggcagaggttgcagtgtgccgagatcgtgccattgcactccagcctgggtgacagggcgagactccatcttggggaaaaaaaagaacttccaaaaatttattcctaaatggGAATAGACTGGCTGTGTCCTCTTTGCCCATCCCCCATTTCCTCTCCTGCTTTCTGCCAGTCTCAAGGTCTTAATGGCTGGGGCTTTGACAGCCACCTTAGACATGAGGTATCACTAAGAATGCAAGCCATGTGCAAAACAGCAAAAAAGGAGCCCAGTGCTGAGTAACGATGGAGCTTTCATGTAGCCCTGTACTTCTTACTTCTATATGAGGAAATAACTTTATATCTTAAGTCATGATCTTTTACTAGCTGTCAAACTGAAACCTGATCCAGGCTTCAACGGATTTTACAACCTGACCTTTGTCAGTCTTACCTCTCCCGTCATTTCCTCAAATCCAACAATTCAGCCAAACGCAATGTTTTTTAGCTCCTCAAGGATATGCTCTCTCCATTTAACGTCTTCACAAGTTGCTCATTCTGCCTGGCTTATGGGCCGTGTCTGGCTAACTCCCAATCGTCCTTCAGCTAAAAACAGCTCTTCAGTGACCATACAAACTAGGTTAAGATGCCCCTATTTTCTGGTACCAGAGTAGTTCCTTCTCATGCTATTTATTACACTGTGAATTCTAGTATTTACTTGATTTTCTCCTCCATAAACAGTAAACTCTATGAAGGCAGGTATACAGTACAGCCTGTCTTGCTCAAAACTGTATGCCAGATGCCTAGCgtgggtgttcaataaatatttcttgaataaatagaATGAATGAGTGATAGGAATATGGGATCGGTTAGAGAGCTAAAGACATATAGTGGGTTTGATATCTTTGCAATGTGAAAAATGAAGTGGAATGGTTGGCatattattattagtttattatttataCCGTGCTCTGTTCCAAAAAGGATATAAGGAGGCAGCATGGCTTGAGTACCACCTCATTTGATGAATTAAGGAGTTCACATCCATCTAGAGACACTTGTTTGAGAGACTCTATTAGAAGACTACAGGATGGTTTGGGGGAGGGAAGAGTGCTAAGAAAAGCAGTGGCATCTTGTCCAACctcatcttctctctcctcaTTTGCAAATCTTATCTCAGGAGTAAGCCAAAAACTGGTGGGAGGGTTGCAGCAGGAAAATATTAGCAGTAAAGCAGGAGAGGGTTCTTAGAAAGGTACACAATCCCACCATCCTTCCCACCTCTGGTGCCTACTGCAAGTAAAGAGTCTGGTCTTCTCCCGAAAGGCTCCGGCTGGGCCTACGGTCTCATGTGGAGAATAGCCAGCGTGGTCAGTCTGTAGGCAGGGGGCCCACTGCTAGCTGCAGGCTCCAGGCTCTGCCCCTCCATCAcccctttcctcctcttcatccGACTGTGCCAAGGGCGTGTCTGCTCCATCATCACTTGGATTTGGGCTATGCAGGTTGGTGGAGGAgtcggaggaggaggaggaggtcctAGATGTGGTCCTGTCTGATGTAGGCACCGGCAGGCTCAGCTCCTCCAAATGGTTGTCCACCCCTGCCCAGACAGAAAAGCTGGTCAGGCCACAAACAGGCCTTCAGAGAACTCTTAAAGATTATCCGGTCAGGAGTAACTAAAGCCCACAGGGGGGCAGAGACTTTTCCAAAGTGACTTTGCCAGTCCAGCAAAGAGCCAGGATTAAGATCACCATCTCCTAACTGCCAGCTCCTTCTACTTCATTACACCATGTCTGGGTTCTAGAGTCAGGTCAATCAATGGCAAGAGTCCAAGTTCCACCTACATCACTTATTGCTGCTGAGTggctttgagcaagtcactttccCTTTCCAGGACTCTGCTCCTCTTCTGCAAAATAAAAGGGAGACCTACATCCCCAAAGGGTTTTGGGAATAAAATCTAAGAATGCTTATAAAATGTCTGGCATAGTAAGCCATCAATAAATAGTAGCAgttttaattaaaagaatatcTGTCTTACAAGTTAAGCATATGGGCTTTGGAGGAGGACAGACATGAATTCCAGTTTATCTACCTTCTGGCTACAATGTACTTCTCTGAGCCTAATTTCCTGCTTATAAAATAGGGATTATATCACCTACCCTGACAGGACATTGTAAGGactgagataatatatgtaaagtactttAGTACAGTATTGGAACCTActtaattacatttttacattattttaattatagtgACTAATTATATTAActtaacaaatgtaaaattaaagaAGAGATAGACAGTTCCCAGAATTTTGGATTGGAGATGTGTAACCCAGTTCCCCCTCAGGGTCAGCTTCCCTAAAATCAGAACAGGCAGCTGTCTCATTGGTGGAAACAGCCACTTCCAGCCCTTACTTGTATACTTCCCCAGCCCAGCCTTGCAGCCTCATTTCAGAGCCTGACATTCGGCTCTGGCTGACTAGCACTGAAGTCCCCAAAGCAGAGGGGCATACCAGACGACTGGGGGGTTGGTGGAGGATCTTCACAAGGCAAGAACACATCTGCTCCATCCGGATCCCCAAGGTCAATAAGTTCTACTTGCTCCAGTGTGTCCACATTCACTTCCATGGATGAGATACTACCTATGGGGGCTGTGGATCAAGAAGTGGGCAAGTCAGGAGGACCCAAGCTGCACACCAGGACAGTGATAGTTACATGTCAGGTCCCAAGTTAGAAGCATAGAGGGCCAAGAAAACTAGAGGGGAGAGAGTCCCACAAGATTCAGGACCCACAGGACATCCTCCGTACCCTACCCCAGTCCCTCTTCTCAGGACTTGGGACTTACGTCTCTGTGACTCGAGATGCAGGTGGGACAGAGGAAAGACAAACTCTGTCTCTGGCTGTAAAATGTCCTCGAAGAATTTCTGCCGCTCCCGAAGGCGGAGCTGCTGGCGCTCCAGGGCGGCCCGAGGATTTGGGTCCATGTCAGCTCCTGGGGGTAGAGGAGCAAAACAAGTACAGCTGCAAAGTCGAAAGACAAGACAAGGGGGACCTGGGCTTGGGGAGCCCCACTGCACCAGCGTCCCAGCAGTGGGGCCCCTGGCTCCAGCCTGGACACCTCTGCCCTTGGCGacctctttccccttccctgaaACCAAGTGTGTCCCACAGACCAAGTCTCATGCAGAGGCGGGGCTTGCCCTAACTCCACAAAGGGGATGCCAGTTCCAGGCACTGCAAGAGAGATACTCTGTATTCAGGGAACACGGCCAATGCCCAACTCTCCGTATCATGTCCTCCTGAGAAGGGTTGGAGGGATTGGTTCAGCACAAATCCAGGAGGTACTTTTTCCCCTTAATAGGCCCTGCTTGCCTCAGAAGGCCAGGGACAGGATAGGATAGAGACAACGATTTTAGGATGGAGGGTTCCCTTCCTCCAGTGCTGCAGCTCACCCCTTTccatccttcaaaacccagaCAAAGGCTGAAGCAACCCCTCCCACGCCCCTCCCtttccacacacaaacacacgtacACACGCGTGTGCCATCCACCCCAAACCCTTGCTCTGAAGACACAGACCTGACTTCCAGACTAGGCTCTGCCCCTAAGGAAATCACCTTTCTGGTCTTAGTCTCCCCATATGAAAATGGCATAATCGACCTACCTGCCTCAAATATAAGACCCTGCTTGTGAAGGTGAGCAATATATTTAGGAGACGACCATCTTTTCTTTGAACTCCAACAGCTCTTTATCCGTCCCCCTCCTCGGACACATCTCACTGACTTATCTCCCCATTAGTCAGTGAGGAGCAATTGGAAAGGTGGGTTCTGGGTCTAGTTCAGAGCAGGCCTCCTGACCCCTAGGGCTGAGAAGCCGAGAGCCGGCCAGAGCACTGGGGCTATGGGCCAGCCCAGGCCGGTGCATTCACTCATCTCCTTCCCGGCGTTCTGCTCTGAGCCCATCACCAGAGGCAGGGGAATTTCTAGCTTGAGGATCAGACGTCATCCTCCGCAGACTGCCTTCCCCATCTCATCTGCACCCAGCGTATCCCAGACCCTGGCCAGCTCCACGGGCGCCGCGGAGGTGAAGAGGGACCCAACCCCGAGTGGGCAAGGCAAGGCCACGGAAGTGTGGGGAGACCGTGCGGCCGCGGGCTGGCGGCGGAGGAGCGAGGCGCTGACGCCGATTCCTGGGAAAGGCTCTTAGAGCTGCCGCCCAGGTCACAACGCTAAAAATACCCAGGGCCCCTGGAGCTCGTGCTCCAGCggcggggagagggagggagagggagggagaggtcGAGGTGGGGGAGCTGACGCGGGCCAAGGGGCTCCGGGACACCccctcttttttcccctccccctAACCCCACCGATCTCACGAGACTGAAGGAGCTGCCCCCGGGGGGTCGCGGAGCCCAGAGCTGGAGAAAGGGAGTTGTTTACGCGACCTATACGTACTGGAGAGGGGGTGAAGAGATTTGGGGGCAGGAGGCTGccaggggcagggcaggagcCAGCGAAATGGAGAACTCCCTCTCGGTCTCAGCCCCACCCGCACTGGAGCCAGCAAGAGGGAAAAAATTCCCTAAAAAGGGACACGCGGCGTCGGCGGAGGACGGGGGGAGGGCGCTCCCCCTAGGCCGTTCCCCTTGTGCTCCGGTCCCCTCCGCGGTCCCCCGCGGCACCTGCGCCCACCGCCGCTGGAGCCCCTACCTGCAGCGCTGGCGCCCCCGCTGACTCAGTCCGTCCGCTCCAGCGAGGCGGCGGCGGGGGCGTGGGAGCGAGCCGCGCCGGCCGGGGTGGGGCTGCGCCTCCAGGGCTCCCGGGGGACCGACGGGCCCTGGGAGCCGGGAACGAGGAAGAGGCGGGAGGCGGAAGTGGGGGAGGGGCGGCGGCGGGCGCACTCGCTCGCAGCTCGCCCCGCGGCCGGAGGCAGCCCCTGCGAGCGCGACTACTGGTACTTCCAAGGCAGTCAAAAAGTTACCCGCACGCATCCTTCCGCCCTCCGCCCAGCCGGGCTTCTCTGCACCACCCTCGCCGCCGACGCCGGTGCGCTGGTCTCCGCTCGCTCAGATGCACTTGCTGCGCCCCCGCCCCGCGCAGACCCGCGGCGGGCACCCGCGCCGGCTGTGCCCACGCACACTTCATGCTCTGCGCCTTCTGGGCAGCGCCCACGCAACGACTACGCGCCCTAATCCTGCCTCCGGTACCCTTGGCCACACTTGCCACACTTACACGCGCGCACTTCTCCAGAGGACGCACGATGGGAAAGAGAGAGTGGGGACCCGCAGGAGGTGTCAGGGCACTGACCCGGTGCCGCCCAGCAGGGCAGGTGCAAGGCGGCGGAGGACCCCTGCCCTGGGACTCGCCCGGCTGCCCCTGATTCCTGGCTCTGGGACTAGACAGAGCCGCCGCCCAACCTACCAGTACACAGGGCGGGGTGGGCGCCGGGCCGGCCGGGCGGGTCAGGGCTGGAGGGGTGGGCCGTTGTGCCGCGCCCCCCGACGCCGGCAAGGAACCAGCACCTCCACGGTGCTAAGAGGGGCGCTGCACTGCTGGCCAGGCGGGTTGGAGGGGCCAGGCGGCAACCGCGAGAGGAGAAACGTTTGCCCTCTTTTCGCAGCGTCTCCTGGCTCAGACCAGTGCTAGAAGTGTCCAGTCTAGCAGCTCCTGGACCAAGACTCCCTGGCcattccttttctcctcccttccatCCACCCCCTTACGGTCAGAGCTCCGAAAGCAGCGTGGTGACGGGTgcggggaggggagtggggagatcTCTCTGAGATACTTCTACTTTGGGGTCACTGGATCATTCATTCGACAAACGTCCGCGAGCAAGCCAGGAACTAGGAGCCATCCTTGCCACCTCCCTCTCCCTCGCTGCCCATATTAAAATACACCTCCATTTCCTGTCGATTCTTTCCTAAATATCTTTCCAGTCCACCATTCCTTCCGTTTGCCCCACCACCTCCCGCCTGGGCTCCTAATGCAGTAGCCTTCTATCTGGTTTTCTTGTACTCATTCTGGCCCGGCTACACTCCATTCCCTGCATTGCAATTCAGCTGTCATTTCAGAACACAAGTCTGGTGTGCCCCCCCACTCCCCCGCCACACGGTGTTGCCTAAACTCCTCCACTGTTAGAATAAAATCTGGACGCTGATATCTGAGCTGAATCTTGAAGACATGAGTTCAACAAGcagaaaagagggagaagggCATGTGCAGAGGGAGGGAAGTGTGAACAAATATTGACACGTTCAGGTTTCCCTGTCAGGTGACCAGCACTCTGTACAAATATCTAAAGCACTGCCTTTTAACATTATTGGGATCTCAAAACAACCCTGTGAGATAACTACAGCATGCAACTTTCCCACTAGTTTATAAGCATGGAAACTAGTTTGTGGGAAGCAACAAATGCAATGGTTAAGAGCACAGGCAATGTAGTCAGACCCTCTTGGGTTGTAAAACTATTGATGCCTCTAGTCAGCTGGGTAAACAGTTATCTGATCCTTGATCTTTTACCTATTAAATAGGAATAATTAATCCCTCCCTCTtatgagataatttatataaaatgcttagtTACAGGACTTGGGCACTTTGGAAATGCTCAGTAATCATTAGCTGTTTTGATTGTAATGGGCTCTGAGAAAGGGAGGGAACTGCTCTCTTCCACAAATTTCTGAAATTATAGGAAGTAAGCCCTAATTGTTAACACTTCCACAGAGCTTATTATGTGCCAGTCACTATTATAAgtgctttacaaaaattaacccttTTAATCCTCTTGTTGTTTCCACTTTACAGATACAGAAATTGAGATACAGAGAGGTGAAGGAACTTGTCCCAGGCcctacagctagtaagtgatggaCCTGGAATTTAAGCCCAGGTAGACTGCCTCCAGAGACTGTGCTTGTAACCACTACTCCCAGTCTGATCCCCTTTTATCCTGTTGTAGTTTTAATCTTCTAAGAAATATTTCAGTGGGTTGGTTTGATTCTTATTTCTCATTAATGGATACAGTAGATACTTCATCCAATTTTCTAGCACAGAAAATGAGGGCCAAGTCAGGAGTACAGTGGATGAGAACTTAGCTCACTCCCAAAGTCATGTCCCCATTTTCAGagatgtatctttttttgtttttttttaaagagtctcactcagtcgcccaggttggagtggagtggcacaatcttggctcactgcaacctctgcctcctgggtttaagtaattctcccacctcagcctcctgagtagctggaaatacaagtgcaaaccaccatgcctggctaacttttgtatttttagtagagacgggtttttgccctgttgccaggctggtcttgaactcctggcctctagtgatctgcccgcctcagcctcccaaatgctgggattataggcatgagccactgcgcccggccaagatgtaTCCTTGAGAACATGAATCCGTGGATTATTTTGAGCCCAAGATGAAGAAAGATCAGGAACCTCTGTCCCTTCTCTTTGCCAGATATTTGCCATAAAGAAGGAATAGAGAGGGGGAAAACATCTAACCTGAAAATATTTCAGGGGGCTAAGCTGGAAGGGTGTCACCCAAAAGAAAGACCCAAGCAGCAGACTAGGAGTGGGTGGCCGAAAGTTTGAATAGCACTGTGAAAAGGTATATGGCTTGAGACTCCGGCTTCCACCTAGGACAGAAAGCTGGGAAGAGCATCATTATCAAACTagtaacagtttttaaaaattgttgggtAATTTACAGAACCACAGCTTTTGTCAAACTTATCAGAGACCTAAGGTTGCAGAGCAACCAATTAACCTGCATTCTAAAGAAGGACAGGAGCCTCCAAGAAGAGATGGGATGCAGGCACTCGCTCAGTTGTGTAGCAAGAGAAAGACAAGCTCTCCTTGCAAGTAGGTAAGAACAGTTCAGCtactgtttatgtttttatttttcagagacaaagTCTGACACTGTCCACAGGCTGAAGCACAGTAGTGCAGT from Macaca thibetana thibetana isolate TM-01 chromosome 10, ASM2454274v1, whole genome shotgun sequence harbors:
- the DBNDD2 gene encoding dysbindin domain-containing protein 2 isoform X2; its protein translation is MDPNPRAALERQQLRLRERQKFFEDILQPETEFVFPLSHLHLESQRPPIGSISSMEVNVDTLEQVELIDLGDPDGADVFLPCEDPPPTPQSSGVDNHLEELSLPVPTSDRTTSRTSSSSSDSSTNLHSPNPSDDGADTPLAQSDEEEERGDGGAEPGACS
- the DBNDD2 gene encoding dysbindin domain-containing protein 2 isoform X1; this encodes MRAGADMDPNPRAALERQQLRLRERQKFFEDILQPETEFVFPLSHLHLESQRPPIGSISSMEVNVDTLEQVELIDLGDPDGADVFLPCEDPPPTPQSSGVDNHLEELSLPVPTSDRTTSRTSSSSSDSSTNLHSPNPSDDGADTPLAQSDEEEERGDGGAEPGACS